A stretch of Cupriavidus necator DNA encodes these proteins:
- the boxC gene encoding 2,3-epoxybenzoyl-CoA dihydrolase, giving the protein MSAPATAPLRPDQSAAPSDAPITFERHPDQYRHWKLSFDGPVATLAMDVDEEGGLRPGYALKLNSYDLGVDIELHDALQRIRFEHPEVRTVVLTSARDRIFCSGANIFMLGLSSHAWKVNFCKFTNETRNAIEDASRHSGLKFIAACNGTTAGGGYELALACDEIVLVDDRSSAVSLPEVPLLGVLPGTGGLTRVTDKRHVRRDHADIFCTTTEGVRGQRAKDWKLVDEVVKPARFAEHIAERAAALAATSDRPQGHHGITLTPLSRTIEPDGYRYETVRVHVDAATRKATLTVFGPDKHQPADLAGVVAAGAQWWPLKMARELDDAILTLRANHLDIGIWVLKTDGDAAAVLAADALLQAHAGHWFVRETIGMLRRTLARLDVSSRSLIALIEADSCFAGTLLELALAADRSYMLHLPDAPDDAPRVFVSALNFGHYPMPNGQTRLAARFYGDEAALTAVREHIGAPLDALSADSLGLITAAPDDIDWEDEIRIALEERASLSPDALTGMEANLRFGGAETMETRIFGRLTAWQNWIFQRPNAVGENGALKVFGTGNKARFDWDRV; this is encoded by the coding sequence ATGTCCGCGCCGGCAACCGCCCCACTGCGTCCTGACCAGTCAGCCGCCCCGTCAGACGCACCCATCACCTTCGAGCGTCATCCCGACCAGTATCGCCACTGGAAACTGAGTTTCGACGGCCCCGTCGCCACGCTGGCGATGGACGTCGACGAGGAAGGCGGACTGCGCCCCGGCTACGCGCTGAAACTCAATTCCTACGACCTTGGCGTCGATATCGAACTGCACGACGCGCTCCAGCGCATCCGCTTCGAGCACCCCGAAGTGCGCACCGTGGTGCTGACCAGCGCGCGCGACCGCATCTTCTGCTCGGGCGCCAATATCTTCATGCTGGGGCTGTCGTCGCATGCGTGGAAGGTCAACTTCTGCAAGTTCACCAACGAGACCCGCAATGCCATCGAGGATGCCAGCCGGCACTCAGGGCTGAAGTTCATTGCCGCCTGCAACGGCACCACCGCCGGCGGCGGCTATGAACTGGCGCTGGCGTGCGACGAGATCGTGCTGGTCGATGACCGCTCGTCCGCGGTAAGCCTGCCCGAGGTGCCGCTGCTGGGCGTGCTGCCCGGCACCGGCGGCCTGACCCGCGTGACCGACAAGCGCCACGTGCGCCGCGACCACGCGGATATCTTCTGCACCACCACGGAAGGCGTGCGCGGCCAGCGCGCCAAGGACTGGAAGCTGGTTGACGAAGTGGTCAAGCCGGCGCGCTTTGCCGAGCATATCGCCGAGCGCGCGGCGGCGCTGGCGGCCACCAGTGACCGGCCGCAGGGCCACCACGGCATCACGCTGACACCGCTGTCGCGCACCATCGAGCCCGACGGCTACCGCTACGAGACCGTGCGCGTGCATGTCGATGCCGCGACGCGCAAGGCCACGCTGACCGTATTCGGGCCCGACAAGCACCAGCCCGCGGATCTCGCCGGCGTGGTCGCGGCCGGCGCGCAATGGTGGCCGCTGAAGATGGCGCGCGAGCTTGACGACGCCATCCTGACGCTGCGCGCCAACCATCTGGATATCGGCATCTGGGTGCTCAAGACCGATGGCGACGCGGCCGCGGTGCTGGCCGCCGATGCGCTGCTGCAGGCGCATGCCGGCCACTGGTTCGTGCGCGAGACCATCGGCATGCTGCGCCGCACGCTGGCGCGGCTGGATGTATCGTCGCGCAGCCTGATCGCGCTGATCGAAGCCGATTCCTGCTTTGCCGGCACGCTGCTGGAACTGGCGCTCGCCGCCGACCGCAGCTACATGCTGCACCTGCCCGACGCCCCGGACGACGCACCGCGCGTGTTCGTCTCCGCGCTCAACTTCGGCCACTATCCCATGCCCAACGGGCAAACCCGGCTGGCGGCGCGCTTCTATGGCGACGAGGCCGCGCTCACGGCGGTGCGCGAGCACATCGGTGCGCCGCTGGATGCGCTCAGCGCCGATTCGCTCGGGCTGATCACCGCCGCGCCCGACGATATCGACTGGGAGGACGAAATCCGCATCGCCCTGGAAGAACGCGCCAGCCTGTCGCCGGATGCACTGACCGGGATGGAAGCCAATTTGCGCTTCGGCGGCGCCGAGACCATGGAAACGCGCATCTTCGGCCGCCTGACCGCGTGGCAGAACTGGATCTTCCAGCGCCCCAACGCCGTCGGCGAGAACGGCGCGCTGAAGGTCTTCGGCACCGGCAACAAGGCACGCTTCGACTGGGACCGGGTGTAA
- the boxB gene encoding benzoyl-CoA 2,3-epoxidase subunit BoxB: MSIDYSQKIPNNVNLSDDRALQRALEHWQPAFLDWWRDMGPDGSHSFDVYLRTAVSVDPSGWAHFDHVKMPDYRWGIFLQPADPERRIHFGEHKGEAAWQDVPGEHRANLRRIIVTQGDTEPASVEQQRHLGLTAPSLYDLRNLFQVNVEEGRHLWAMVYLLHRYFGRDGREEAEALLERRSGDQDNPRILGAFNERTPDWLAFFMFTYFTDRDGKFQLCALAESGFDPLARTTRFMLTEEAHHMFVGESGVSRVLQRTCEVMRERGIEDPAEVRAAGVIDLETIQRYLNFHYSVTIDLFGADQSSNAATFYSAGLKGRFEEGKRADDHVLKSDVYRVLEVRDGHLGEREVPMLNALNEVLRDDYIKDSLGGVARWNKVIEKAGIAFRLTVPHKAFNRKIGTLANVHVSPEGQLISEAEWQANERKWLATDEDRAFVASLMGRVVEPGKYANWIAPPAVGINRQPMDFEYVRFN, encoded by the coding sequence GTGAGCATCGACTACAGCCAGAAGATCCCCAACAACGTCAACCTGTCCGACGACCGTGCGCTGCAGCGCGCGCTGGAACACTGGCAACCGGCGTTCCTCGACTGGTGGCGCGACATGGGGCCGGACGGCTCGCACAGCTTCGATGTCTACCTGCGCACCGCGGTGTCGGTCGATCCATCGGGCTGGGCGCACTTCGACCACGTCAAGATGCCGGACTACCGCTGGGGCATCTTCCTGCAGCCGGCCGACCCCGAGCGCAGGATCCACTTCGGCGAGCACAAGGGCGAAGCCGCCTGGCAAGACGTGCCGGGCGAGCACCGCGCCAACCTGCGCCGCATCATCGTGACGCAGGGCGACACCGAGCCCGCCTCGGTCGAGCAGCAGCGCCACCTGGGCCTGACCGCGCCGAGCCTGTACGACCTGCGTAACCTGTTCCAGGTCAATGTGGAGGAAGGCCGCCACCTGTGGGCGATGGTGTACCTGCTGCACCGCTATTTCGGCCGCGACGGCCGCGAGGAAGCCGAGGCGCTGCTGGAGCGCCGCTCCGGCGACCAGGACAACCCGCGCATCCTCGGCGCCTTCAACGAGCGCACACCGGACTGGCTGGCGTTCTTCATGTTCACCTACTTCACCGACCGCGACGGCAAGTTCCAGCTGTGCGCGCTGGCCGAATCCGGCTTCGATCCTCTGGCGCGCACCACGCGCTTCATGCTGACCGAGGAAGCGCACCACATGTTCGTGGGTGAATCGGGCGTGTCGCGCGTGCTCCAGCGCACCTGCGAGGTGATGCGCGAACGCGGCATCGAAGACCCCGCCGAAGTGCGCGCCGCCGGGGTGATCGACCTGGAGACCATCCAGCGCTACCTGAACTTCCACTACAGCGTCACCATCGACCTGTTCGGCGCCGACCAGTCGTCCAACGCCGCCACCTTCTACAGCGCCGGCCTGAAGGGCCGCTTCGAGGAAGGCAAGCGCGCCGACGACCACGTGCTCAAGAGCGATGTCTACCGCGTGCTGGAAGTGCGCGACGGGCACCTGGGCGAGCGCGAGGTGCCGATGCTCAATGCGCTCAATGAAGTGCTGCGCGACGACTACATCAAGGACAGCTTGGGCGGCGTGGCGCGCTGGAACAAGGTCATCGAAAAGGCCGGCATCGCATTCCGCCTGACCGTGCCGCACAAGGCCTTCAATCGCAAGATCGGCACGCTGGCCAATGTGCATGTCTCGCCCGAGGGCCAGCTGATTTCCGAAGCGGAATGGCAGGCTAACGAACGCAAGTGGCTGGCCACCGACGAAGACCGCGCCTTTGTTGCCTCGCTGATGGGCCGCGTGGTGGAGCCCGGCAAGTACGCCAACTGGATCGCGCCTCCGGCGGTGGGCATCAACCGCCAGCCGATGGATTTCGAGTACGTGCGTTTCAACTGA
- the boxA gene encoding benzoyl-CoA 2,3-epoxidase subunit BoxA: MGAPDIIKQHLIDPEICIRCNTCEDTCPIDAITHDDRNYVVRADVCNGCNACLSPCPTGAIDNWRTMLRGQAYPIEAQLLWDELPAEVPLPELADLGEAPQATLGTGTASGAAPDAAIQSVETSRHTSPRAPWSAAHPYVNLHGVRAPVTATVAGNYRLTAEDASSDIHHIVLDFGTHFFPILEGQSIGIVPPGTDASGKPHYIRMYSVASPRDGERPGYNNLALTVKRVDQDHDGKPVRGVASNYLCDLAKGDSVHVVGPFGSTFLMPNHAEASIMMICTGTGSAPMRAMTERMRRNMAHFGGRRQLFFGARNANELPYFGPLLKLPKDFLDIHFAFSRDPAAPRRYVQDAIREAADSVAALLADPNGHVYICGLKGMEAGVLEAFEAVCAGSGHAWPEIEAAMKAEGRLHIETY, from the coding sequence ATGGGCGCCCCCGACATCATCAAGCAGCACCTGATCGATCCGGAAATCTGCATCCGCTGCAATACCTGCGAGGACACCTGTCCGATCGACGCCATCACCCACGACGACCGCAACTACGTGGTCAGGGCGGACGTGTGCAACGGCTGCAACGCCTGCCTGTCGCCCTGTCCGACCGGAGCCATCGACAACTGGCGCACCATGCTGCGCGGCCAGGCCTACCCGATCGAGGCGCAACTGCTGTGGGACGAGTTGCCGGCCGAGGTGCCGCTGCCGGAACTGGCCGACCTGGGCGAGGCGCCGCAGGCAACCCTCGGCACCGGCACGGCAAGCGGCGCCGCACCCGACGCCGCCATCCAGTCCGTGGAAACCAGCCGCCACACCTCGCCGCGTGCGCCGTGGTCGGCGGCCCATCCCTATGTGAACCTGCATGGCGTGCGCGCGCCGGTCACGGCGACCGTGGCCGGCAACTACCGGCTGACCGCAGAAGACGCATCCAGCGACATCCACCATATCGTGCTGGATTTCGGCACGCACTTCTTCCCGATCCTGGAAGGCCAGTCGATCGGCATCGTGCCGCCCGGCACGGATGCGTCGGGCAAGCCGCACTACATTCGCATGTACTCGGTGGCCAGCCCGCGCGACGGCGAGCGCCCGGGCTACAACAACCTGGCGCTGACCGTCAAACGGGTCGACCAGGACCACGATGGCAAGCCGGTGCGGGGCGTCGCGTCCAACTACCTGTGCGACCTGGCCAAGGGCGACAGCGTACACGTGGTGGGCCCGTTCGGATCGACCTTCCTGATGCCCAACCATGCCGAGGCCAGCATCATGATGATCTGCACCGGCACGGGCTCAGCCCCGATGCGCGCCATGACCGAGCGCATGCGCCGCAACATGGCGCACTTCGGCGGGCGCCGGCAGCTGTTCTTCGGTGCGCGCAACGCCAACGAACTGCCCTACTTCGGCCCACTGCTGAAGCTGCCCAAGGATTTCCTCGACATCCATTTCGCCTTCTCGCGCGATCCCGCCGCGCCGCGCCGCTACGTGCAGGACGCGATCCGCGAAGCCGCTGACAGCGTCGCCGCGCTGCTGGCCGATCCCAACGGCCATGTCTATATCTGCGGACTGAAGGGCATGGAGGCAGGCGTGCTCGAGGCATTCGAAGCGGTGTGCGCCGGCTCCGGGCACGCGTGGCCCGAGATCGAGGCCGCAATGAAGGCGGAGGGCCGGCTTCATATCGAGACCTACTGA